The Panicum virgatum strain AP13 chromosome 3N, P.virgatum_v5, whole genome shotgun sequence genome includes the window cctacaattaaaaaggtgaaaaaagattcgtatccgtatccgatccgtattcgaatttttatatctattatttgagaatatatatgataaatttgaggtttagtttttttgaatctttacaagatcaatgttaagtacaaggctatgaatttacatagtaaattctacaTCTTATTTGTTCATAATCAaagaaaaatgaccaaaaatctgacattcgaatagacatccgaatccatccttatcctctgctgagctggtggtctacaccgacgctgactgggctggctgctcggacactcgtcgctccacctccggaTACGCCGTCTTCTTGGGCGGCAatctggtctcctggtcgtccaagcggcagccagtTCTCTCCCgttccagtgctgaggcggagtaccgggctgtcgctaacggcgtggcggaggcgtcctgtctacgacagctcttggcggagctccacagcccgctcgccaagagcacgctcgtctactgcgacaatgtCAAcaccgtgtatctctccaccaaccccgtccagcatcaacggacgaagcatgtggagattgacctgcacttcgtgcgcgatagagtcgccatcggcgatgttcgggtactctatgtcccgactacctcccagtttgctgacatcttcaccaaggggctgcttTCCTCGACCTtttcggagtttcgctccagcctcaacgtagccggtggctagttgtggctgcagggggtattagccctttgtactctcttcttgtccagtcttgaacactgctgcgccggttgttcagactgtgtgtggggggggggtgttggctttcttgttgcccagtcttgaacaccgctgtgtcggtagttcagactgcgggggggtgttggtgtatattgagcccatgtgtatagaggtccatctagaggcccatgtataggatttatatatacccacccttctagggttggaggaatacatccattattctctccatcataGACTCTGCTAACCATTCTTTTGATATGCTAGAGCTTACAAATGCTTACGTTCTGGCAGGTAGTGGAAGATACTAACCTTGTGCTCCAATATAAGAAGCTGTGTTCTCAGCTAAATAATCGATCAAGTATGGCTTCATCGTCATCTGTTAAAAAGGAATCGAACCAGAAGGTCCAGTCGCGCCCTTTGAATGCTCCCCCAAGTATCTACTCTGCAGATGCACGCtcaaatatttttggtggatccCCAGTAACATATCAACAATGCTATGGCCTGGATGCCACAACTGTGTCTAGTAGTACGTTGGCAAACACAGGTAGTAATGCTTCGTTGCTTATGGTTGCACAAAGAAATGGTCAATCGGTTAAAGAGCACATTATATATGCTCCTGACATGAGGTTCAGACCCCAAAACCCATACTGTGACAGGAGAGTTGAAAGTAACTCTCAAAGTAGTGTCGTGAGCTCTGATTTTATCTCATCTATCTCAACGTCAATGGAAAAACATCCATTGTTGATGACTAGCAGTAGACAGTTAGAACAAGGAAACATGGGTGAGCAGTCAGATCCCAGAAATTTTCTCTTGAAGTCTCTTGCATATCGGAACCCTTTAGTCCATGAAAACACAAACATGACTCTGTTGCATGGCAGAAGCCAGGTGTCAGATTTTGTTAATAGTCATGGGGGTTTTGATTTTCTCCCAGAAGGTACTAGGGTAGTCAAGGGTAACCTGTATGCCAGCACTGCAAATCAAAATCTAGAACAAAGATGCAATTCTACTTCTGGGAGTGCAGGGCATAAATCAGCTATTTCATATAAAATACCCCAATCTGCTCAAGTTGTTATGAAAATGGAGAGTCACAAGGGAGAGACCTTTCAAGCTTCTGCAGCTGTGTCATCTGGCTCTAATCTTTCTAGTAGCTTGAAAACAGCCATTTCTCAAGAGAAGCATATTAGTAGTTCGGATCTTGGTGGCCCAAAAAAGGCTAATGAAGTACATGATCCTGCTGATGCAATTGTTCAAGCTGTCAAGAATATGGATCGACGCAAGCTCCCAGACATCTCTAATGAGAAAGTACCGTCGCTCCTTATGGATCCTATTGCAGAAAGTGATTTGTTTGATATGTTCGGTTCTGAATTTCATCACTTGTACCACAATGTGGATAATGATCTTACCGGGAAAGCTGCGAAACCTGAGAGTTCAAATAGAGGTGCACCTGAGTCCTCTGTTCATGTCGATACATCTCCAGCCTTTGATTCAGTGGATGGCGAGTTCCCTTATTCTGGGATCTTCTCCCTTACTGATACCGACCAACTATTGGATGCGGTTATTTCCAATGTCAATCCTGGTGGCAAGCAGATCTCTGGTGACAGTGCCTCCTGCAAGACTTCGGTGACAGATATTCCTAGCAGTTCGTATTGTCGCTCAAAAGATCCAAAGCACTGTGAATCATCTGGTGCTCCTTCGCTAATCAAGAATGAGTTGACTGTTTCAAATTTGGTTAAACAGCCATCTTTCCTAGAGAACGAAGAGGATGGTTGTCTTTCCCAAAATAATGGAATGCATAAATCTCAGATACGCCTTTGGATTGAGAGTGGACAGAACATGAAATGTGAAAGTGCTTCAGCCTCAAACAGCAAGGGCGTTGATACGTCAAGCAAGGCAAGTCGGAAGAGATCTCGGCCAGGAGAGAATCCTAAGCCACGACCGAAGGACCGTCAGCTTATTCAGGATCGTATAAAGGAGCTCCGGGAACTTGTACCTAATGGGGCAAAGGTATCCTCTTTTGTTGACTTGGCACATTTTAAATGTCTATTATGGTTATTTAAGATTTCAATTGCACTTGACTTGGTTCAAACTTTCCATATCCTTGTATTGCCATCAATGTTATTCTCACGTTGTTTGTTGTCAACAGTGTAGCATCGATGCGTTATTAGAGAAGACCATTAAGCACATGCTTTTCTTGCAAAGTGTGACGAAGCATGCGGACAACCTCAAGGACTCTAATGAATCTAAGGTACTGCATATACTTTGATCCTCTATGTGCAGCCTATTTGATAAGATGATGCTGAAACTCATGAATCCTTTGTGACACTATCGATAAACCCCAAACAGATACTTGGTGGTGAGAATGGTCCGCTTAAAGACTACTTCGAAGGTGGTGCAACTTGGGCCTTTGATGTTGGTAGTCAATCTATGACTTGCCCGATCATTGTTGAGGATCTTGAGCGGCCTCGTCAGATGCTTGTGGAGGTAAATGATCCTGCTATGCAAGCTGTTTCTATTCTGTCGTTCTCAATTGTTATTTCCATTGCTGACATTGGTGTCTCTGCAGATGCTTTGTGAGGATAGGGGTATCTTCTTGGAGATAGCTGACTTTATCAAAGGACTAGGATTAACCATCTTGAGGGGTGTGATGGAAGCGCGCAAAAATAAAATCTGGGCACGTTTCACTGTTGAGGTGAGCAGTTCAGTGCGTTAAGAAGGTCACTAGGTTTGCTGAGAACTCACAAGCCAATATTAGCTTCCCCTCAGAGCATGCtgcatattttcttttttttacatggATTTAATTTCATGTTGTTTCCTTTGCTGTGCCATTTTGGTAGTAGTTCTTACTTTGTCATGCTTATTCAGGCTAACAGGGATGTGACTAGAATGGAAATCTTCCTCTCCCTAATGCGCTTGCTGGAACCTAGCTGTgatggcggcggagcaggagagAACCCTAACAACGCAAAAATGCCTCTTGGAGTTGTGCAATATCCCGTTATCCCTGCGACAGGGCATCTTAGATGAGCAAGCCAGCGAGCACAAATGTCACCAGAGGCATCTTTGAAATGCTAAGAGCGGGAGTTCCACCCACTTCTGCTATGACTAGCATTGTCAATTCACGACAAGCTGGAATCTCTGACATGCAGCGCATCGCCCCTGCAGTGTGCAATTGGAAAGCTTAACAGTAGACGTGTACGAGAGGAGGATAGTTTGGTTCGGCAGATGACCATTAGGCGATCGATGTTTTGGTTGTATAATCCTAGTTTCTGTTGTTGCTGATGCTTTTTGTTCTGCATATTAGTGAATTTTGTGATGTTCATCTAGTGAATGGAAATTCTGAGTTGATTTGTAGGCCTTGTTCTGGTACTGACTCAGGTCAGAGCTGTCCTTTTTCAGTATTCCCGTGTGGTTGGTTGCTCATGGGAGACTAGTTTCTCTTTTAACTCATGAGatatttcttttttcctcccAAGTTCTCCTGTACTAATCTACATCAAGAGGATTCATGGGTTCCGTTCAAGAAGCAATTCTTGGCACCGCTATACTAAATCGTGGTTGACCTTCATACCATCGAGACATCATGAAATAAAGGGTATGCATTGTTGTACCAGTTGGTAAAAAGAGAGCTATTCTTCTAGTATTGCATCAGATGATTGATGTGTATCTATTCCGGTATTCCCCGATAAAAGGATGAAGCTACAGAAGTATAGATcccaattttatttttttataaaaaagtaTAGATTCCAATTACCCAAAAAACAATGACCCCAAGCTGCTTCCCCAGCGTTTGTCTGCCTGTCACTTGTCCCATTGTACCTTTCTCAGCCCAGGGTACGGAGCTGGTGCTCTCCTCAAGGTTAAATTTGCCATTTTATCATTTGCAACTCTGCCCCTCTCAGGGCAGTCCCAACCCTCAAACTCAACTGATTTCTGTAGCATTAAATACATTACCATGTAAACAAAAAGTTAAGGTGACAGAAGAGTTAATAAGGAGAGAAGAAAAATATGAAGAAACCGTGCCTAATGCATGAAACCATATCTACATGAAAACCAagataaaaaaagagaggattggagggagaaaagagaaaagagataTAATTGGATAGTAATTTATTTTGAAGAAATCATCCATTAGGAATATAACTTCTAGAAGCCGTGTTTACGTGACATAGCATGTATAGAAACTACGAGTAGAATTTTGGGTTGGATGCCCTCAAGTCTGACCCAATATTTGACATGTACAAACATGGAGCATCTGTTGTTTGACCATGAGGTTAAAAAATCTCCTTTACGATTTTACCTCtagttattttttttttcaccggGCCAAACAACCTCTCTGAGGGCTGCCTTAAAAAAAACCCTCTCTGAGGGCTGCCTTTCAAAAAAACCTCTCTGAGGGCTGTGGGCCTGTGGTTCTCGGCCTGGTGCAGCCGAGCGGGTCCCCCGACCCATCCAAGCCACTCTCCCTAGTCCCAACtcgagcccccccccccgacccagcccaggcggcggcgacggcaagctAGGGCGTCGTACGCGTCGGCGCCACCACCGGAACGGAGGGAAGTTGCCAGCCGCGTGCACATGAGCAGCAGCCAAACCACCGCTGCTCTCCCGCCCTCCACTCCCGGCTCCCTCCTCCTGGTATCCCTGCAGCTATCGGCCGGCCTccgctcctctctctccctcgtccCGGTATCGTTGCAGCAgtcggccggcctgccgccgctcctctTCCTGCCGTCAGGCGGCCGGCTCGGTTTCACTCCCGGTGGGCATCTCCTCGGTTGTTCAGCCGCTGCTGAGGGCTGAAGTGCTCGCCCAAAGGTTCGCCAAATTTCTACTCAATTCGAGTTTAGATTCAGCCCGAGATTTTGGCATCTTCGTTCTATTTGAGTCTCAAAATAACAAGCTTTGCGGAGGTCGTCACTTGTCACATCCATTGGTTTATTGCAGTTTAGCAATTGACATAGGGTTTACTCGGATTTGTTGACTGACTACTCCTATAGAAGCCTGAAAATTTAAGATAATGGCAAGTAGGTTTCATCTTCAAATAGTCGTGTGGATAATTTAAGACAATGGCAAGTTGGCAAGTAGGTTTCATCTTCAAATAGtcgtgtgtatgtgtgtgtgctgGGGGTGGGTTGGGCTTGCAAATATTGCTTCTGATTCTAGTGTATCTGTTTCCTTTGTTGCATCAATCATGCTTTTGTATTGTTTGGTAGGTCTATTCGCACACTTTCTTGGCATTTGAACCAATACATTGCCTTTCATGATGTAGTGATGGAAGGTACTAGCATTGCTATCGAGATTGATGGTGAGGCCATCTGTCTTGACAGTGTCGGAGATGATGAACAAGAAGCTCAGGAGAATGGAGAGATGGAGCAAATAATTTACAGTGCTGAAAATGGGGAGCAAGTGGCCTTTGACAACCAAGAGCAGGGAAGGGAAGAAGAGCCCACAGGAAATGAAGAGGATAGGGAACATAGTTCTATAATCCCAAGCCGTGAAGAGTTAACCGAAGAATTGCGGAATAAAGTTGCATATAGTGAGgaagaagcttacaggctgtaCTGTGACTATGGGCACCGTATGGGCTTTAGTGTTCGAAAGGGAAAGCAATACTACTTTACAGGAACCAAAACCATCCGTACAAAAGATTATTACTGCTCAAAAGAAGGTTTGAAGGATGACGAGCAGCTTACTGAGGCAAACTTTAACAAACCAGAGACCAGAACTAATTGCAAAGCGATGGTCCGTTTTAGAGTTGATTCTGAAGGTCAATGGCGAGTTATTCAGATAATTCCTGAACACAATCATGAGTTGGTTAGGCCGGAAGAGATACACTTACTGAGATCAGTGAGGACCCTTTCAGTCCCAAAATCTGGTGTGCTGAGTGCAATGGTGAATGCGGAAATCCAAGCAATGCATGATAGTTTGCATATAAACGAAGATGGTGCAGAATGTCACAGCCAGCTTAGCATCCGTAGTTACACACTGCTTGAACCAGAGGACTGTGAGGCCCTTGTTGGATATTTCAAGCGCAGAGCAAATGAACAAGGTATGTTCTATTGGGATGTACAAGTAGATCAAGAAGGTAGAATGGCTAATTTCTTTTGGAGGGATGGGAGAAGCCGGGTTGACTATGACAGTTTCGGAGATGTTGTGATGTTTGATACATCACATCGTACCAACAAATACAATATGATATGTGCCCCATTTGTTGGTGTGAACCACCACCGGCAAAATGTCATGTTTGGATGTGCTTTTTTGTTGGATGAATCGCCAGCATCCTATGAATGGTTGTTTAAGTCATTCTTAGAGGCAATGGGTGGTCGTCCTCCAAAAACAATATTTACTGATCAGAATGAATCAATCTCCAAGGCAATTGAAGATGTTCTTCCTGGGACACGGCATTGTCTTTGTCAGCGGTTCATTGAAAAGAACCTGCAATCCCATTTAGGCACTATCAATGATTCTGGAACATTCCACAGCATGCTTTCAAAGTGCATGAGAGAATGTGAGTCAGAAGCAGAGTTCGATG containing:
- the LOC120663639 gene encoding transcription factor LHW-like, translating into MAVGDALRRLCEEVGWSYAVFWKAIGAADPVHLVWEDGFCGHASCSAGSEAPDAGCEPGSSVCTLVRKIMASQIHVVGEGTIGRAAFTGNHQWIIHDPANDHSLRSEVSAEINHQFVAGIRTIAIIPVLPRGVLQLGSTNVVVEDTNLVLQYKKLCSQLNNRSSMASSSSVKKESNQKVQSRPLNAPPSIYSADARSNIFGGSPVTYQQCYGLDATTVSSSTLANTGSNASLLMVAQRNGQSVKEHIIYAPDMRFRPQNPYCDRRVESNSQSSVVSSDFISSISTSMEKHPLLMTSSRQLEQGNMGEQSDPRNFLLKSLAYRNPLVHENTNMTLLHGRSQVSDFVNSHGGFDFLPEGTRVVKGNLYASTANQNLEQRCNSTSGSAGHKSAISYKIPQSAQVVMKMESHKGETFQASAAVSSGSNLSSSLKTAISQEKHISSSDLGGPKKANEVHDPADAIVQAVKNMDRRKLPDISNEKVPSLLMDPIAESDLFDMFGSEFHHLYHNVDNDLTGKAAKPESSNRGAPESSVHVDTSPAFDSVDGEFPYSGIFSLTDTDQLLDAVISNVNPGGKQISGDSASCKTSVTDIPSSSYCRSKDPKHCESSGAPSLIKNELTVSNLVKQPSFLENEEDGCLSQNNGMHKSQIRLWIESGQNMKCESASASNSKGVDTSSKASRKRSRPGENPKPRPKDRQLIQDRIKELRELVPNGAKCSIDALLEKTIKHMLFLQSVTKHADNLKDSNESKILGGENGPLKDYFEGGATWAFDVGSQSMTCPIIVEDLERPRQMLVEMLCEDRGIFLEIADFIKGLGLTILRGVMEARKNKIWARFTVEANRDVTRMEIFLSLMRLLEPSCDGGGAGENPNNAKMPLGVVQYPVIPATGHLR
- the LOC120663640 gene encoding protein FAR1-RELATED SEQUENCE 5-like isoform X1, whose translation is MEGTSIAIEIDGEAICLDSVGDDEQEAQENGEMEQIIYSAENGEQVAFDNQEQGREEEPTGNEEDREHSSIIPSREELTEELRNKVAYSEEEAYRLYCDYGHRMGFSVRKGKQYYFTGTKTIRTKDYYCSKEGLKDDEQLTEANFNKPETRTNCKAMVRFRVDSEGQWRVIQIIPEHNHELVRPEEIHLLRSVRTLSVPKSGVLSAMVNAEIQAMHDSLHINEDGAECHSQLSIRSYTLLEPEDCEALVGYFKRRANEQGMFYWDVQVDQEGRMANFFWRDGRSRVDYDSFGDVVMFDTSHRTNKYNMICAPFVGVNHHRQNVMFGCAFLLDESPASYEWLFKSFLEAMGGRPPKTIFTDQNESISKAIEDVLPGTRHCLCQRFIEKNLQSHLGTINDSGTFHSMLSKCMRECESEAEFDEAWAMMHHEYNMQKHQWLSDLYQQRHKWCTALHKDAFDGGIESLDRNEGSNNVLSSIDDESTSLATFVHKLDKTVGIWRKNESLEDIQCNQAAPECIVKHSRILQHAAEVYTHKVYKSLEKDFLDGCGATSYQEVQCDETLYRFEFILQRSGPKVWVVFLNTSTLDLSCSCKKFETMGVLCSHALNALGLKNVDRIPEKYILKRWTKYVRKETYPFPVDGFAEQDRSYALMYRNRAMRFVYDLLMKSKSHQNTRKLILDVLESGEKSLESVCELKRLHMHPLGKEKDGSRVEKRKKKSTKQEKHSRNVKQVVLPQPAGSVFVDPPNQDQYYAAEDIASNSSIGRTFYYQAYPTTGVSTSQIQGHTNMQSVPQCASQDYSTYAAVQPSSQFGGERNF